CCGATTCATCATAAATTTTACTCCACCACGGAGTGGAGGCCAACGTGTGGCTTCCGACCCCTTCCCTGGGAATAGAGAGGACAGCCCGAAATATGGCGAGGCTAGCTCGTTGGTTCCACTCCGGCACACGGTGGCCCAGGAATTCATGAATGTCGCCATAGCGGACATGTCGCCTAACTTGTGACAAGAGCGCAGGCTGATCACGAGTCCCCCGCACTCGAATACGTTCACTTGAACTACGACTAGGGGATTGCCAGTTAGTCCCACCGGGAACTCGGACAAACAGCCGAGCAGGTCCGTGTCGAAGTCTCCCCGGAGGAGATGATCGAGCTGGCCGTTCACTTTCGTGTGCACAAATTCTACTCCTTGGTCGTTACAGTCGATAAAGAGCCCTTCCTCGATGTACCGACCGGCTAGAGGGTAGAAGCTCACTAGGGTTTCTGAAAGCGACTCCTCCAAACGGTGAAGCCTCTGGAGAATATCATCTTCATGGTTTTCGCCATCGACCCGGTAATAGAATAGGAAACCGGCATAGCCTGGATGCTGAAGCTCATCTATGCATGAAATGTTTAGCTTTCGACGGTGGTTCGGCGTCGGGGCAGACGGCTTGATCAGTTTCTTGCTTTGCACTTCGACCTTCATACTCGATTCTCTTCCGATCGCTCCAGT
This region of Eucalyptus grandis isolate ANBG69807.140 chromosome 8, ASM1654582v1, whole genome shotgun sequence genomic DNA includes:
- the LOC104455136 gene encoding acetyl-CoA-benzylalcohol acetyltransferase — translated: MKVEVQSKKLIKPSAPTPNHRRKLNISCIDELQHPGYAGFLFYYRVDGENHEDDILQRLHRLEESLSETLVSFYPLAGRYIEEGLFIDCNDQGVEFVHTKVNGQLDHLLRGDFDTDLLGCLSEFPVGLTGNPLVVVQVNVFECGGLVISLRSCHKLGDMSAMATFMNSWATVCRSGTNELASPYFGLSSLFPGKGSEATRWPPLRGGVKFMMNRFVLSGAALSRLKSAAAKQARISRVEIVCALLCKVFVTMDRAKHGRLRPLVVCQSMNLRGKVNLPIPTDAFGNFYTMVVARHMMDPDNLNLEAFARVIHGTLATAKARYAAVADGESCVDMVSDSTRESKEWAQSDGENVVAISSWCGFPFYDIDFGWGKPDLVSNTCIPVRMVFLIDSKSEGGIDAWINLSQEEKVLFEQDPDIVAFTS